In a single window of the Dreissena polymorpha isolate Duluth1 chromosome 3, UMN_Dpol_1.0, whole genome shotgun sequence genome:
- the LOC127873922 gene encoding uncharacterized protein LOC127873922, with the protein MTTVERFFKTNRSLYFIVPPAELYLNIPKKRFGELVNITCTAKSGRPPSKLQLTINSEIADDAEQIDFLNDSSHLYTSRLVKQLHLDRRLSNTAVNCTSIATTNNQKHTQVNSTSQILSYAYPPSRLNMTRPPNPDHVASWYQFHIGCKAYDSTDDCRIEWSSDKNCFDIHNTTKSKQLYDIGSWIYVNVSPNTTEFMISCHVVCHEYNVSMKEDFIVEITAFTSGGISSLTPSGDKDTGNIVDESSFPIRFAWIGSLAASVVVVIIATVVITVKVVLYSISRKRQKASQPKTQEIQQNEIPPAACRGQWVDGDPINDNERQFQMAYPQIEEQGATGSDIVYADLDIDFLEKCRAFATKPDCYEPTEYADVATTLEMIEEPDYINVGEFSYDHLQ; encoded by the exons ATGACAACTGTCGAACGATTTTTCAAAACGAACAGGTCCCTCTACTTTATAG TTCCACCCGCTGAGCTTTATTTGAACATCCCTAAGAAAAGGTTTGGAGAATTAGTGAACATAACATGCACCGCAAAAAGCGGTAGACCCCCGTCTAAACTTCAGTTGACCATAAATAGCGAAATAGCTGACGATGCAGAGCAGATTGACTTTTTGAACGATTCAAGTCATTTGTACACTAGTAGATTAGTTAAACAGCTTCATTTGGATAGACGTTTGAGCAATACAGCAGTCAATTGTACGTCTATTGCAACAACAAATAATCAGAAGCATACGCAAGTAAATTCCACTAGCCAGATTCTTTCTTACGCAT ATCCCCCGTCTCGTCTGAATATGACCAGACCACCGAATCCTGACCATGTTGCCTCTTGGTACCAGTTTCATATTGGTTGCAAAGCATATGACTCCACAGATGATTGCAGAATTGAGTGGTCTTCTGACAAAAATTGTTTTGACATACATAACACAACAAAGTCCAAACAATTATATGACATCGGTTCTTGGATTTACGTCAACGTATCACCGAACACGACAGAATTTATGATCAGTTGCCATGTTGTCTGTCATGAATATAATGTTTCCATGAAGGAAGATTTCATTGTGGAAATAACAG CATTTACCTCTGGAGGAATATCTTCGTTGACGCCTAGTGGAGATAAAGACACTGGAAATATAGTCG atGAAAGCAGTTTCCCAATACGTTTTGCTTGGATCGGTTCTCTGGCAGCTTCTGTAGTGGTTGTCATTATTGCTACCGTTGTAATCACCGTCAAAG TTGTTCTGTATTCTATATCCAGGAAACGGCAAAAGGCAAG CCAACCGAAAACACAAGAGATACAACAGAACGAGATACCTCCGGCCG CTTGCCGCGGACAATGGGTAGATGGTGATCCAATCAATGATAATGAACGTCAATTTCAAATGGCATATCCACAAATTGAAGAACAG GGTGCTACTGGTTCGGATATCGTATACGCCGATCTCGACATAGATTTTCTCGAAAAGTGTAGGGCATTCGCCACGAAACCAGACTGCTATGAGCCTACAGAGTATGCCGATGTGGCAACGACACTTGAAATGATAGAGGAGCCAGACTATATCAATGTGGGAGAGTTCTCCTATGACCATCTTCAATAG